In Quercus robur chromosome 11, dhQueRobu3.1, whole genome shotgun sequence, the following proteins share a genomic window:
- the LOC126705280 gene encoding receptor-like protein EIX2 gives MGRRSLKLLHAFLMLLLQLKPALGFISGVEDANVRCIESERQALLEFKKGLVDDYGRLSSWASQDENKNCCNWKGVHCSKQTGHVLKLDLQGDSEKTQPLQCNISSSLLELHHLSSLDLSYNDFNMSQIPEFIGSFNNLKNLNLLEAEFGGTIPYKLGNLSHLESIDLSSNHLQGSIPDAFVKMNSLESRSLDENQLEGKLPKSLGNICTLSSLSLSDNKLNGQLVEFINSLSGCAKDSLEMLDLSLNHITGSLPDFSVFPSLKQLYLASNNITGTVPKGIGNLHQLEQFDISFNSLHDISDTGISDKIPKWFFDLPPTLQYLDMSGNRLEGLLHLFVFPPKMTVLSIAENRFSGIASSVSKIRGGILNFLDLSDNLLSGHLPNCFMHLRKLLILNLAGNNFTGEIPSSFGSLSQLHTLILRNNSFSGELPLPLKNCSLLKFVDLGNNKFSGSVPAWIGEGLPLLNILILRSNKFGGSIPLNLCWLKYLRILDLSVNNISGTIPQCFNNFTTMAQKGDLFSGIIGSNYTDSYVYDYDDTEEFINDAMVIMKGRELEYGKYLGLLKIINLVSNKLIGKVPSEISSLLELVVLNISRNKLIGEIPQMIGQLKQLQSLDMSRNQFSNEIPSSMSELHFLSDLDLSYNNLSRKIPSGTHLQSFDAVDFIGNWALYGPPLPNKCPGEETPNQSDQPTDHDGNEDNEKDGDEFEKWFFAVAGFGFFIGFWGICGPLVFKSSWRGAYFCFWTT, from the exons ATGGGGAGAAGATCCCTTAAACTTCTCCATGCATTTTTAATGCTTTTACTGCAATTGAAACCAGCCCTTGGATTTATTTCAGGGGTTGAAGATGCTAACGTTAGGTGCATAGAGAGTGAGAGACAGGCACTCCTTGAGTTCAAAAAAGGCCTTGTTGATGACTATGGTAGGCTCTCTTCATGGGCAAGCCAAGATGAAAACAAGAACTGCTGCAACTGGAAAGGAGTTCATTGCAGCAAGCAAACAGGCCATGTACTCAAGCTTGATCTTCAGGGTGATTCAGAAAAAACACAACCTTTGCAATGTAACATTAGTTCTTCACTGCTTGAATTGCATCATTTGAGTTCTTTGGACCTCAGTTACAATGATTTCAATATGAGCCAAATCCCAGAGTTTATTGGTTCTTTCAATAACTTAAAGAACCTAAATCTCTTAGAGGCTGAGTTTGGTGGGACTATTCCTTACAAACTTGGAAACCTTTCCCACTTGGAGTCTATTGACCTCTCCTCAAATCATTTACAAGGTTCAATTCCAGATGCCTTTGTCAAAATGAATTCTCTTGAAAGTCGCAGTCTAGACGAAAACCAACTTGAAGGTAAGTTACCAAAGTCCTTAGGAAATATATGTACTCTAAGTTCATTGTCCCTCTCCGATAATAAGCTCAATGGACAACTTGTTGAGTTCATCAATAGCTTGTCTGGGTGTGCGAAAGACTCACTAGAGATGTTGGATTTATCATTGAATCATATTACGGGATCGTTGCCTGACTTCTCAGTATTTCCGTCCTTAAAACAATTGTATCTTGCGTCCAACAATATAACTGGGACTGTGCCCAAAGGAATTGGAAACCTACACCAGCTCGAGCAATTTGATATTTCTTTCAATTCTTTACATG ATATCTCCGATACTGGAATTTCGGATAAGATTCCTAAATGGTTTTTTGACTTGCCTCCTACTTTGCAATATCTAGATATGAGTGGTAACCGATTGGAGGGTCTACTGCATCTTTTTGTTTTCCCACCTAAAATGACAGTCTTGAGTATAGCCGAAAATCGTTTTTCGGGGATAGCTTCGTCTGTTTCTAAAATCAGGGGTGGGATTTTAAATTTCCTAGACCTCTCAGACAACCTTTTATCTGGACATCTCCCCAATTGTTTTATGCATTTGCGTAAGCTACTCATTCTGAACTTGGCTGGCAACAATTTCACTGGGGAAATTCCAAGCTCTTTTGGCTCTTTGTCTCAGCTGCATACTTTGATTTTGCGCAATAATAGTTTCTCTGGAGAATTACCTTTGCCTCTAAAAAATTGCAGTTTGTTGAAGTTTGTAGACTTGGGAAACAATAAATTCTCTGGATCAGTACCAGCTTGGATTGGGGAGGGCTTGCCACTGTTGAATATTCTTATCCTACGTTCCAATAAGTTTGGTGGAAGCATACCATTGAATCTATGTTGGTTGAAATATTTACGAATCTTGGATCTTTCTGTAAATAACATATCTGGAACTATACCACAATGCTTCAACAATTTCACTACCATGGCTCAAAAAGGAGATTTGTTCAGTGGAATCATTGGTAGTAATTACACTGATTCATATGTTTATGATTATGATGATACAGAAGAATTCATTAATGATGCAATGGTTATAATGAAAGGAAGGGAGTTGGAGTACGGAAAATATCTTGGACTATTAAAGATCATTAACCTTGTAAGTAACAAATTGATAGGGAAAGTTCCAAGTGAAATCTCGAGCCTCTTGGAGTTGGTTGTTCTGAACATATCAAGAAACAAGTTAATTGGAGAAATCCCACAAATGATCGGACAGTTGAAGCAGTTGCAATCACTTGATATGTCAAGGAATCAATTTTCAAATGAAATCCCATCTAGCATGTCAGAGTTACATTTCCTAAGCGACTTGGACTTGTCTTACAACAATTTGTCTAGAAAAATTCCTTCAGGCACTCACCTACAAAGCTTTGATGCAGTTGATTTTATTGGAAACTGGGCACTTTATGGGCCTCCACTTCCAAATAAGTGCCCAGGTGAAGAAACACCAAACCAAAGTGATCAACCAACTGATCATGATGGCAATGAAGATAATGAAAAGGATGGAGATGAATTTGAGAAATGGTTTTTTGCTGTAGCaggatttggattttttataGGATTTTGGGGAATTTGTGGACCTTTGGTCTTTAAGAGTTCTTGGAGGGGTGCTTACTTCTGTTTCTGGACAACATGA